CGGTGTACATTAGAGTGCATATGTTTCAGTTATATAATTTCTGACCATATAGCTTCGTATAGGGTCATTTATATAGTAGTAATCTTGTGTAATTAAGAATAACAAGCTTTTTGCATACCTTTACATATTTTCTCACATGAGCCAAGATCTCTAGAACACTCAAGCTCTTAAAGTGTTCAAAAGCAACCTCGATGAGGTAAAGCTTTGGCGCCAAACTCAAATTAACGGCTGAGACTCTCTCCATTGGCGAAGGGAccttgaaaaaaaaagaatacaaTCAAAAATTATCAACAATACAACTACAATCTAACAAAAAATAAGTACATGTAAAACAGAACAAGCACATATAGACAGACAGAAACACATACAGtgggtgtacaattatgtacacattaaggattaacatgtgtacaattatgtacaccttcATTATTTACATGTGCACTGCTTTGTACACCCTGGTTTCATGGGTACCTATACTCAGtaacaaccaacaaaaacaatATGCATAGCCAGAAGGACAAACTTAACAAGTCCACAGATTGTGACCTATATAAAATCTCGTCTACCGCCCGAGGTGCTACATGAACGATAATATGATTTAACAGATATTTTCGACTACATGGAGGCATTGTAAAATGGAAAATTCACAGACACGACAACCATGGGAACTTCATTGAGAGCTAGTTAAATCCACATTTCTAAGCCTctatttttttataatttcatATAAGTCTTCCACTTTCTTTTGTTTGCACAACTTAAATAGATTTTGACATTTTCATACATTATCTCCACAAAACCCATTTTGACATTATTTCCACAAAATCCAATAtacaactaaattaacaaaaaaaaaagtaaattaatAAACGGGCTATCATCCTTACAGGTAATTTATTTTCATTTGATCTGTAGACACTAAGCGTTAAGTGCAACTCAAGTGGCAAGAAACAACTTCATTTACGCATGCCTAAACGCGTTGATAATTATTGAATTATACCCAAATCATAAacaacagagaagaaaaaaataaaaactacatTAAAATGTGGAGTCCAAATGTAGCTCCATCAGTCATGAAAAGCTTATTATCGGGCAATTGATGGACGAGAATCCAACACCAAGTACACGACAAGCCATCTCAAGTATTGATTTTACTACtagattttgttttctttgcctGACTTTGCAAAGGTCCCTACTATTGCATAGATTGACACTTCATCTACGGTACTAGCTAGATACCAGGACAATGTCTAGTCTAAATATGTAAACATATATAATCTAGAGTTAGTGTGATTTAACTCAATCATTTAAGAGTGTATCTGCAATGCCATTGATGGTGTTTAGTTCGTGATATGATTAAGCCCAAAGTTGACCCCAGGAATTGAATAGTACAATTTTGTGAGACTCATTTTTAAAGGTGATAAACCCATTAACTCACCAGCTGTATCTCTAGTGGATACACAAACAAGCATTGTAATGATTACATTTCATTTAGGCATATAACCAAACAGCTAATGCAGTGTGTAAATGCGGATAAGTGTCCGTAAAACAAGCGAATAAGTCACCTCAATTGAAATTACATAGCCCATGCTAAAAACAAAGATGGAAACTGCAGTTAATAAAATAACATGCCTAGAGGTATGTGCATGATATATGCAAAGAACAATATGAAAAAAATGTAAAGATGCTTGCAATGTATAAGAGAGCTCCATCTCAAGTTGTTCCATCTACTTTTTGTGGGACAAAACTTCATAAAATTTTCGACATGATCAATTGATTCGTCAACCTATTTCTAGTCCAACATAATTTGACAGGTCAAGCCATGCTAGAAATCTTCATGATGACattcacaagtactttacaatCATATAAAGATAAAATAGTGAATATTGTTAATGTTTAAAAATTAGGAAGTTGAACCAGATTTTTCCAACTTACTTCTGCATGACCCGGTAAAGATACAATCAAATCTTTTAATGAGTCATCATTAGTGTCAACCCATGGCAGCTGCAAGAGAAATGATGTATCAACAAATGCACAAAAGGCATACTCCAAACGAAAAGTAGTATATTACCTACTCAACAGAAAAACTATGTACATTGTAGAGAGGATTAATAAACTACAGAAGAAATTACCAAACCTATAGTGAAGGACAAAAGGATGGAACAAATCAACCATCATTTCTCCTGTATTTTCTACAGTAACAATTGTTAAACTAAAGATTGCGTCCATAGTTTCTAGCACAGGGGAAACAAATGGAAATACACATACATTTGTGAATAGTTACCAACatataaaaaatgaaaacaacaaaaacactTACTACCGTTAAAGCAAATGATTCACAGTATTGAAGCAGAATAATTttaaaagtcatgttaagtttacAGGGATGATCTCTAACAAATCGAGTAAAATTTTTGGCGAAACTTTTATCTCAAACTAATTATCAAGATGAGATGCTTATAGATCTAAACTTTGATCCCGAATcgaataagaaaataaaactgaaaattgaagtaattaggtttatgtaaccgtaatATTATTTCTAAAATCGATTTCGAAATCAGTAAATTAACagttgcaatcaaattaaactatAAAAACAGATTAACTTATCTTTGAATGGTTTTCAATGATGAAATCTTCAAATTAAACAGAATCTTGTTGACTATCCCCTCCGTTTCGAATTAATCtccaaaaatatgtatttatgatAACGATTTAGATTTTTTAAATTGAATCGAACGGAATAATTGTttgttcttttattattttacATGTTTGGGGATTGAATTTTCATTGTGTAGCGATTAGGTTTTAGAAGTTGTTTTCTGGGAGTGCTCTACTAGTTTCGGCGtacaaaaaatgaagaagaagaagaaaccaaattatGATCAAGGAATATTACATCTAATTGATGGGTGTTTTTGTCTTGACAAAAAAGTATTTTGGACTGAATCGTTTAAGAATTGACTAACTCGTTTGAAATTGtgtaaatttggacctcctagtACCAGGCTTAAGAGGGATGGACTAGAGCGTTCAAAGCCCACTAAAAAAGGgattaaacataaatttctacACAAATAATACTGAAAGTCTGAAACGGGCGATGCTCTTGTGTTTTTTTATTCCGATCCCGGTGAGGCAAGCTACTTCGGTTCTTCCAGCTCAAGGGATCATATAAAATACTTGGTGAAgtaaaaaataccaaaaatagtGATTTACATACATCATGCACGAGCATACCTAAAATTCGTAAATAGGCCAAAATGGGTGATGATCGGAAACTATAATCAGTAATCACAATTATTTATTCGTTTTTCTTGATATAGGCAAAGCCGGGTCTGTTTCCTAGGCATAGGGAGGATCCAACCCTTTCCCACATTCCTAAGATCCTGTACTCTGCATTCTACAATTGAAAGAAACTGGAAGCAACCAGTACAGTATTAAAATGAGGACCATTGGAAAGTACATCTGAATTTAGTACTTAGTCATATGCTTGGCTACTGAGAAGTAGGCATAATTTAGAAAAGAGGGCACAGGGAACCAGGACAGTTGAGAAAAGAGGGCACAGGGAACCAGGACAGTTGAGAACCTTAAATTCTAGGTGGATTGCCTACCTGTACTGTGATCTTCCAATTCATTTGCATCGAAAGAGCTAAATAGGTACTGGCAATAGAACTCTATCACACTCCCCCCTACCATTGCCcggaactatatatatatattactatTAAAAAATGTGTAAGCCCAGTGGGGATCAGTCCTGCAGCTCCAGCTTGGGTTCACAAAAGCGTATGGAAACTTAAATTTTTATACAATAGTAGCATGAGGAACACTAAAGCATATTAGCATGTATTGCCCTCTCAAAAAAGCCTCATTCTATTAGAGCATGTGTTGCACCCTCAAAAATATTCCCATTCCTAAGGGAAAGTAAAACTTGATCGCACCGACTTTGGATGGAAGATGAAGCAAATTAGACTGAAGGGAAGAACTTGTTGAGATTGAAAGGAAGAGAATAGAACTCTTCGCTTCTTGTGTCAGACCTGAAAGACCTGAATTTCTTCCACCAGTGCATTCCCCTGTCTTTCTTACTTTCTTTGCTATGCAATGTTGAATCCATAAGCAGTGCTAAGAAACCCGCGACGAATGCCTCCGATGAAAAAAGCACATTGATCATATCGTTGAACTGCGAATTAGAAGAGACTATGCAATTAGCGACAAGTGGAAGTAGCTACAGTGGACTATGAGAGAATAAGATTTGGTTCCTTTATACTTACCCATCTCGATCTAGTATGGACAGGACCATAACCATTGATTACAGTGTACTCATTGAAGTACTGTGGCACTGATAAACCCATGAAGAATGAGAAACCTAATATGAACTTGGTTCTGAAGCTGTTGAGGTTACAAAATTGAAGGAAACTGAGACCAGATGAACCTGATTGGTTATGCatcataagataaaacaacatttaGTGTTAGAAGAGCAAGCTGACAGCGGTTCAGAGTTAAAAGGTGGTTCTTCAATATACATACCCACGTAAGCAAAGAACAAGCAATACAGGCCAGCAATAATTGGTGCTGGAATAGAAGCAAAGATAGCTCCAAATTTTCCTGTAAAAGCCATCAATGGTTAATCTTACGACCAGGACTGCAAAAAAAAGTCGGATAGGAAAGATAGATggaaacgaagaaaagaaatacCAAGGATCGaaaaaaatatcatgaaaccagcTGATATTTGCACGACCCTTCGGCTACCAACACGTGTCAAAGCTAACAAACCAGCATTCTCACTGTAATAGCACATTCCCAATACTCTATTTAGAAATACTGAATCACAAACCACAAGTGATAGAAAATAATGTTTCTTCTAAAGGATGGGGAAATTTGATCGTAAAAGACTTACACAGATACAGTTGACCCCGTCAAGGTACCAAACAATCCAGAAAATAAAATGCCAACTCCCTGGAAGAAAGACAAAAGACACAATTATATTCAGAATGTGTATAAACCAAACAACGGATATAGAGAAATGATTACTGAACTCAACAGGTTTCATTAAGGAGTAACCAATAAGTGCGTGGCAGGGATTAAGACTTATGCATAGAGCATAGAGAAATGATTACCGAACTCATATAGATTATCCTACATTCAAGAACCTTGTTATTTTGTTACGTTACCTGCCAACCAACACCTCGGCTGAGAACAGAAGGTGGCAAAGGAGTTGCGCTCGAAAACCTGGAGACAGCGATGTAGGTTCCAGTGGACTGCAATGTATCATAAAATATATGTACAAGAATATGAAACTCTAAATTCTGTATACCTTATCCGAGTACTAGATGCCCAATTAAGAAAGGAAAAACTTTAAAACAAACCTAGGAGCACCCTGATTCCGACATCCATGATAACCATATACGAAGAGCAAAACTAACCTCTACGAGAGCAACAAATGAAGCAGCCATCATCGCAAAGGCCTCGCCTGCATTAAATGTGGGTGCACCAAATTGAAATGGATAGGGGATCCGTATCCTGCATAGATTCCAAATTGAACAATTCATCTATATGAATCCTCTCTATCCATATCAGTTATGTTTCTTACTGCTCAATGAGCTCTCGTGTCGTTAAGAAAAGATCGCAGCAGGCTAGGTTACAAAGTTGCAGTTACAAGATATCTTTCGTTCAAATCAGCAAACTGAGGCATTCAGTAAGAAACCCCAGTCTAATCGACAGTGATATGGGGTTTACATGAAGTTATGGCTACCAAAAACAATAATAAGAATCTAGAGAGCTGCAGAAAGAGAAAGACGCGAGCCCTTACCAGGGAGCAGCACCCACAAGTCCAGCTTTATCAGTACGACAACTCAACTGTGTCTTTGGAGCTGCATGCTTATAGGCTCCACCGACAGTAAGAAGGTGAGCATAAACCCATATTATTGTCACCGAAAATATAACAGCGAATCGGTCGAAGATGTGCCTGTCTGAGTGAATGATATGGGGTAGATACTGCAAACAATCATTTGAAAGTGATCCCATTAGTGGTCTCAATTGGCTTAACCAATGGTCAAGCTGGCACTCTGCTTAAATACACCACGACTCAGATAAAACTATTTGATTTGACAagataaattttgaaatttaggaTATAGTAATGGATAGCGTAATGTTACCTGTGAGAAAACTACTAATAAGATGAGTTGAGGAAGTCCAATCTCCACACATTTGGCGACCTAAACATCCAACAAACAATGCACTATCAGAGGGATAATCTCATCACAAAATACTGGAACTGTACAATCTAACTAAACCAGTAAACAACTCAGACAAAAATGTGGCGGAAAAGTAAAGGATATTTCAGACACCAGTATACAGCAAAAAGATCATCTAATTACTTACACCAGGGAAACCAAGCTCGTAGAGCCCAAATCCAGCTAAAGCTACCAAAGGAACAGCTGAGAGTGGACTTAAGAACCTGAGTGCACATGAGaagttaaaaagaaaacaacagatTAACAACATAAAAGATTTAACGCATTCAAGACGTAAAATCCCTTGATCAGACAGGTTGGTTAAGGACTGTTATTTTCAGGAACCCACGCTACCCAAATTAACTTGGTCCAATTACTCAAGATTCCAAAACCAACCTTGCGACATTGCGCCAAAGGCCACTGAACCCCAAGACAATCTGAAGAGTGGAGGCAACAATTAGAGCACCTTGGATTCCACGCATAATCCTCTCAAATTTCTGCATATGCATCATCACAATTCACTATAACCATTTGACAGGAAACATCACTAAGTGAGTAATAAAAAGAGAATGGTTATGATCAAAATATACCTCCCGAGGATCCACAATGTCGCTGTACCGACCAGCCAAGATTATTGAAATAGTAGGCATCACAAACGTATATGATCCTCCAATCACTGCTGGTAACCTTGTTCCAAACAAGGCTTGAAGGAGAGTGTTTAAACCAGCAACAAACAATAGGGTCTGGATCACCTTAGCCTTTTCCTCCTGAAAACACCAAAGAAAGCTTCCTTTGATTTCAAAGGATTTTCgaaaaatagaaataacatgCATGCATGACTTGTTTGAAAACCAAATCTTACATTTCCTCCTCCCATTTGAGGAACAAGAGCTGTAGGAATGATAACAGTGGTCCCAAGCATAACAATATAGTGCTGGAAACCAAGTATGATAGCTTCAGCTGCATCACATAAACCCAAATCCAATCAGCAAACACCATGGGATCTCTCTAGAAACACTAAAAACAAGTAAAGGCTTGGCAAAAAATGAAATAGAAAAATGTGAAACAATAGAATAACTTTCAGTGGTGTGAACAAGATTTACAGTAAAAATAAAACATACCCAGATCATCATTTCTtagattaaaaatgaaaaaaggcATAAATCTGTGAAACCCATATTATGAACTTACGCCATGGAGGAGGACTAGTGATGCAGTAAGCAATGTTCGGAAGTTGTTCTTTGACTGGATGAGGTTGTAACTCGTCCTGTTTTGGTGCTGGAGCTCCACCACCACCTgccatgattcttcttcttcttctcttcttcttcttcttcttcttcttcttcttctacttctacttCTACTTCTACTTTTTCAATGAAAAAAAAGCTCAACAAGAGCAACAAGAAACCCAGATCTCCAAGCAAACCCAAATCCCAAATCCCTCAGTATCTCACAAACCCAGTAAAGAttagagaaaaagaaaacaaaaatgaataAACATTGAAAATGGGGAATCTCAATCAACCGACTCACAAATCTCTTCTCATACACACATTACTAGCTACACTCAccgcaactagtagcacacacacctagagaaagagagagagtgtGTGTAAAACTCAACAGAATGTAACCCAAATAAGAGAGAAAAGAAACTAGTGGtagtaaagaaaaagaaatctctctATAAATAATAACAGAATCTTTCTCATTTTTCCTTTTCaggaaatttgtttttttttgctagCTTAATAAACGAAACTAACACTTAAGTTAGTATTCATTAACTGTTGATTAAGAATTAATTAACTCAACACTTGGGGATTCGAATGCTATGTGTAGTAGGAGTATTAATCAGAAGCTAAATGCGTGATGAAGTGGGTTTTTACTAATTTTGATTATAATGtggggaaaaaaataaaaatagaaaaggaaATAAATAAAAGTGGGTGTTAATTTCGAAATGAGGAAGAATATTTATTGAGGACAATACAGAAGAGACAACAGTTCTCGTTTCGTCCTTTTGGttgttattttcttctttcttgatCATGATCATCAAACTTCAGTTATTGACTACTGTGTTCCTGGCGTTGGGTACATACGTGGTATGTAGGGTGCCGTTCACTTTTACTTTAACGGGAGTGAACATTTAGTGAATTGCTTCGTCAGCTAACAAAAAAATTTATAATCAGTTTCTGTGTTTACCAAGTTGACGTTTGCTTCTTTAATGGATGGTGAGGTTATGTTCATTCACGTTGAATATGGGTAAAATAATATCCGTACAGAGAGATACAAAAAGCAGGTGTGGGCCAAGATATGGAGTGAAGGAGGAAATCTGCTCGACTTCATAATTAATGGTAAGAAAGAAAAGTTAATG
This genomic stretch from Papaver somniferum cultivar HN1 chromosome 5, ASM357369v1, whole genome shotgun sequence harbors:
- the LOC113282525 gene encoding nucleobase-ascorbate transporter 6-like, producing the protein MAGGGGAPAPKQDELQPHPVKEQLPNIAYCITSPPPWPEAIILGFQHYIVMLGTTVIIPTALVPQMGGGNEEKAKVIQTLLFVAGLNTLLQALFGTRLPAVIGGSYTFVMPTISIILAGRYSDIVDPREKFERIMRGIQGALIVASTLQIVLGFSGLWRNVARFLSPLSAVPLVALAGFGLYELGFPGVAKCVEIGLPQLILLVVFSQYLPHIIHSDRHIFDRFAVIFSVTIIWVYAHLLTVGGAYKHAAPKTQLSCRTDKAGLVGAAPWIRIPYPFQFGAPTFNAGEAFAMMAASFVALVESTGTYIAVSRFSSATPLPPSVLSRGVGWQGVGILFSGLFGTLTGSTVSVENAGLLALTRVGSRRVVQISAGFMIFFSILGKFGAIFASIPAPIIAGLYCLFFAYVGSSGLSFLQFCNLNSFRTKFILGFSFFMGLSVPQYFNEYTVINGYGPVHTRSRWFNDMINVLFSSEAFVAGFLALLMDSTLHSKESKKDRGMHWWKKFRSFRSDTRSEEFYSLPFNLNKFFPSV